The sequence GCTGGACGCCACGCGGTTCGACGCGGTGGCGTGCGCGGCGTACAAGTGGCTGATGAGCCCGCGCGGCACCGCGTTCATGGTCCTCAAGGACGAGCTCGCCGACCGGCTCACGCCGAACCAGGCCGGGTGGTACGCCGCGGCCAACCCGCTCACCGACCAGTTCGGGCTGCCGCTGCGGCTGGCGCAGAGCGCACGGCGCTTCGACACGTCGCCGGCCTGGTTCAGCTGGGTGGGCACGGAGCCGTCCCTGCGGCTGATCAACGAGATCGGCGTGGAGACCATCCACGAGCACGACCTCAAGCTCGCCAACCGCTTCCTTGCCGGGCTCGGTGAGGAGCCCAGCAACTCGGCGATCGTCACCTCGGCGATCGAGGACGCGCCGGAGAAGCTCGCACGCGCGGGCATCATGGCCGCCGCGCGCGCGGGCCGTCTCCGTGCGTCATTTCACCTGTACAACACCGAGGCCGACGTGGACGCCGCGCTCGACGCGCTCACCTGACGAAGCCTGTCAGCTCGAGCGACACCGCACGCACCGTGCCGGTGTCGAGCCGTGCGCCGTCGGTCACCGTGAACGTCCAGTCACCGTCGGCGGACGCGTCGAGCAACCCGCTCAGCGGCTCGAAGGGCTTCCACGTGCCGGTGAACGGCGCGTTGGCGGCGACGACGCTCTGGAACCCGCGGGCAGCGGTGTCGTCGAACACCACCTGACACAGGTTGTTGCCCGTGCCGCCGACCCGCTGGAAGAGCCGTGCGCTCACACCCGACGGCGCCGTCAGCGTTCCCGTCAGGTCACCGGTGAACGAGTGGTCGATGCCGACTGTCGTCGAGCCCACCGTGGTGTTGCAGGTCGTGCCGTCGATCGAGAACCGCACCTTCGACGCGTAGCCGAACCCGCTCACCGGGATCGTCACCGTCGCGCCCAGCGTGCTCGCGTCCGGGATCGGCACGGGCGTGCCCGCGTAGCTGAACCGCTTCGCCTCCGTGCCCGGCTGGCCGGTCGGGATGGAGAAGCGGTCCGCCGTCGGCGACAGCACACCGGCAAACGTCACCCGTACGTTCAAAACCACGCGCTGGCCCAGCGGGTAGTCCGATGCGAGCCGCAACGTGAAGTCCTGCGAGCGCGTGATGCCCGGGGCGATCTCCCCGTAGGACTGCGAGCGCGGCGTCACGACCGCCTTCGCGTCTCCGGTCGACACCGTGACGCTCACGCCCGTGGCGGTGCCGTCGCCCACGTTGGTCACCGGCAGCCGCAGCCGTGCCGTCTCCCCCGGCTCGAGGAACGCGTCACCGTCACCGGTGGTCACCGTCACGTCCGGCGCCTGCGCGCGGACCAACGGCTGCGGTGTGGCGCCCGTGTAGCTGAGCACGCCGTCGGCCCGCAGCACACCCGCGCCGGTGCGGTTGTCATACCCCGCGGGTGTCAGGTCGAGCGCCGTGGCGTTGAACGCCTCGCGCACCTCGGCACCCGACGCGCTCGGATTACCTGACAGCACGAGGCCCGCGATCGCCGCCGCGTGGGGCGCCGCCGCCGACGTGCCGAAGAACGGCTGGAACCCCTCCACCGACGTGCTCACACCGTCGGCCGCGGTGAAGTCCGGCTTCGCCCGGACCTCCTCACTCGGGAAGAACACCCGCCGCGGCCCGTCGGAGGTGAACCGCTCCGGCAGCTGCGCCGAGGTGAACGACCCTGGGAACGGTCCGGTTGGGTTCGGTGGATCGCCGGGTTCGAGGTCGAACGGCAGTGCGGTCGCCGCCGGCGCGGCCGCGATCGAGAAGGCGTCCGCGACCGCCGAGTGACCACGGGTCACACCCGGGGTCACCCATGCCGGCAACCCGCCGGCCGCCTCGAAGCGCCCGCGCAGCGCGCTCAGCTGGAAGTACTTCGGCGCGCCGGAGAACCGCACCACCGCCAGCCGCAGGCCGCTGCCACCGAACGTCGGGGTGAACAGCAACTCGTACGGATCGTCGTCACCGTCCTGGACGTCCTGCGCGAAGTCCACGACGGTGCCCGCACCGTCGAACAGGTACAGGTCGTAGTCGTCGGCGGCCGCGCCCAGCGCCTTCGCCCACCACAGGGCCACCGGCACCCCGTCGTCGGAGTCCGGCGAGATCGGCTCGAACACCTGGACGGGCTCGCCGGGGTCGAAGTCGTGCGCCTCCCCCGCGAACTTGCCGACGCTGCGGCCCGAGCCGCGGAAGTCGTTCTCGTAGTTGCCCGAAGTGCCGTCGAGCACGTTGCCCTCGTTGCCGGCCGAGGAGAAGTACAGCGCGCCGTCGGCGATGACGTTCTTGACGGCCTGCGCGATCGGGCCGTCCTCGAACGGCGACTCGTTGAAGTACAGGACGTCGTCGACGATCACGTCGCAGCCCGCGTCGGTGCGGAGCGCGCGGATGTTGTCCGCGAAGGACGCGTCGCTGATGAACGCCGAGGCGAACCCGAGCTCGGCACCGGGCGCCATGTCGTGGAGGATCTCGAGCATCGCGGTGCCCTCGTCGCCCTCCCCCGCCTGGTCGGGCAGCACGTCGACGTCCGGCAGCTCGCCCGCGGCCTGCGACGCGGCCAGCGAGTCCACCCCGTCGGAGAGCGCGCACAGCTTCGCGCCCACGCCGGTGACCTTGGTCGTCTCACGCGCCGTGTCCGCCGCGTGCGCGCGCACGCCCTCGGAGACGACGGCCGCCGCGGCCGCCGTGATCGCCGCGCGCTCCTCCTTCGACAGCGTCCGCCCGCCGATCCGCGCGGTGATCGCCTGCGCCGCCGGCTCGACCTTGGCGACCGCGCCCCAGGTCGCCACCGTCCGCAGCGCCGAGGCCGGCACCGCGGCGCGGACCTCGCCCGTGCTGGCGACGTTGCGCACCGTCGCCCCGACCTTCTGGAGCCGCTCGACCAGGTCGGCATCGGGCTTCTCCACCGCGATGTCGACCTCGGTCATGCCGCTCACCTGCTGCCGGCGCAGCCCGACCGCCAGGCGGCTGTCGAGCTTGCGCTCCGCCGGTGACAGCGAGCGCTTGATCTGCTGCAGCGCCTCGATCTGCTTCGCCGGGTCTGCCGCCGCCGCTCCCGACGGCAGCGCGCAGACCATCGTGATCGCCGCAGCGGCGACCCCCGCCATACGTACTCGCACAGCTGTACCCCTTTTGTCCCGACAGAGGCCTCCCGAGCCCCTTGTGACGGACGGTACTACCGCAGGCCGGGAACCTTCAACACAATGAAGTCGCTGTAGTCCGGAAGGTTCGCGTTCCGACCAGTGGAGCCGAAGTTGGTGTCGTTGACGAACGCGAGCTCGTTGCCCGAGAGCGGCAGGACCGCCTCGACCGTCTGGTACGGGAACCTGAACGGGTTGCCGAGGCCGAAGTCGCCGGGGCGGGCGCCGCGCAGCGAGAGGCCCGAGCGGTCCTCGACGTCCAGCAGGTCGACGACCTCGCGCTTGGCGAGCACCGGCCGGCGGTCCGGGACGTCGACGATGAAGGCCTTCTTCCAGGCCGCGGCCGCACCCTGGCCGTTGTCGCGCTCGGTGACGATCAGCTGGTCGCGGCCGAAGGCGACGGCGTCGGAGACGAAGAGGCCGGGCTGGGTCAGCCGATAGGTCCAGCTGCGGCCGGTGTAGCGCCGCTCGCGCACGTCGAACTCGTAGACGCGGCGGTTGAGCGGGTCGTCGCCGACGACCGGGCCCTCGAGGATCGGGTAGAGCGTGCGCCCGTCGGCCGACAGCGCCATGGCCTCGAAGCCGTTGGAGCCCGCGAGGTTCGGCGTCCGGCCGAGCAGGAACGGGTTGTCGGGCGAGAACACGCGCGGGAGCGGCACCGGCGCGTCCAGGACACGCCCGCGCGCGTCCACGTGCAGCAGGAACGGGCCGAACTCCTCGCCGAACCAGAACGTCCCGTCAGGCGCGCGGCGCACCGACTCGACGTCGAAGTCGCCGCCGGTGAGGATGCGGTCCTCGGTGTTCTCGTTGACGATCGGGAACGGCACCTTGCCGTCCGGGTCGCTGAGCGAGATCGCTTCGCGGACCGCGACGGTGCCGCGGGACCAGTTCGGCTTCACGCGGTACAGGCGCAGGATGAACGAGCGCGAGTTGGCCTTGCTGCCGAAGCCGTTGTCCGGCATCGCCCAGAGCTCGCCGTTGCCGGCGTCCAGCAGCGCCGAGAACCCGCCGACCGGCTGCGTGGCGCCCGGCGCGGGCGCCGGGTCGGTGTTGACGACGCCCGCGAACGGCGCCGGGAAGGACGCGTCAGCGGGCAGGATCGCGCGCGCCTCCAGCGCGGGCTCGCCTCCCTTGCCCGTGGCATGCGCCGCGGGTGCGAGCAGGAACGTCAAAGCCGCCGTGGCGGTGATGAGTCGCTTCATGCCCGGCACCCGATCACGCGGAGCCGGGCACGAAGTCAACGCGGCGTGAACGTCGCGCGGAACGGGCCCGCGCGACGCTTCGCCACCGGGGATCTACTGGCCGATGCCCTTGCCGGAGAACTGGACCCAGTTGATCAGGCCCATGCCGGAGGTCGGGGCGCCGGTCTCACCGTCGACCGCCTTGAACACGAGGTAGAGACGCTTCGAGCCGGTGAAGTCCAGGTCGAAGGTCTGATCCGTGTACGTGTTGTTGTTGGCTCCCGTCGAGTTGAGCGTGACCGTCTTGATCACGGTGCCCGTGGGGCTTCCGTCATGGATCTCCACGTTCATGCGCGGCCGGCCGGCGGCGTTGGTGCCGGAGCCACCCGCGTAGCGGAACGTGATCTTCTTGTCCATGTTCTGGAGGTTGATGGTGTTGTTGATCGACACGTAGTCACCCGGGTCGATCGAGCTGGTGGTCACGCCGGCGCCGCCGTCCTCGGCCGTCGCCGCGACCGCGGTGACGCCCTTGGTGTCGAGCGAGTACTCGAGCTCATGGCGCGGCCGCTGCACCAGCGACTCCGCGCGGCCGGTGAGGCCGCCCTTGTCGGTGTAGGTGGCGACGATGCCGCCGGCCAGGTAACCACCGTGGAAGCGGTCCTGCGCATCGGTCTCCAGCACGCCCGTGCAGCCGAGCTTCTCCTGCTCACCGTGACCGTGCGTGTCGTGCACGAGCACGAACGACACCTTCACCTGCGAGCAGTCGACCGTGCCGTCCTCGGGATCGGTGACCGTGACCGTGTACGGCACCTTCTGGCCGAACTCGAAGAAGTCACCCGCGGTCGGTACCGTGAGCTTGATCTCCGGCGCCGTGTTGCCGACGGTGATCGTGGTGCTCTGGGTGTTCGTCTTGCCGGTCGAGTCCGTCACCGTCAGCTTCGCGTTGTACACGCCGTTCGTGGTGTAGATGAACGACGGGTTGGCGTCGACCGAGTCGACCGTGCCGTCGCCGTCGAAGTCCCACGCGTAGCGGATCGAGTCGCCCTCGTCGTCGTCCTTGGACCCGGCGCTCGAGAACTGCACCGTGAGCGGGGCCTTGCCACTCGTCGGGGTGGCGGAGACGACCGCGGTCGGCGCCGTCGAGCCCTTGGTGTACTGCCACTTGTACATGCCGGCGTCGGCGTTGGCGGCGAAGAAGCCGTCGCCGTACGTGAGCAGGTAGAGGTTGCCGTCGGCCCCGTACTGCATGTCCTCGGGGTTGTCGCACTCGAACGGCAGCCCGGTGCTCACGAGCGCTTGACCGCACGGCAGCGTGTTGTTGATCTTGAAGATCTTCTTTTCGCTGTCGATCCGGACCTCGCGCAGCTGGTCCTGGCCGAACTCGCCCATGAAGAACGAGCCGTTGTAGTACGGCGGGAACTTCGTGTCGCTCGTGCTGCCCGGGTCGTACTCGTACGGCGCCGCGCCGTGCGGGGCGACACCGCCCTGGAACAGCTCCGGGAACAGCTGCGGGCACTTGCCACCCGAGCCGTCGTAGTACGCGAGGCACGGCGTGCCCAGCGGGCCGCTGTTGTCGCGATAGGAGTACCAGATGTCCGGCTGGGTGACGGGCGGCGTGTTGATGCGGCCGGTGTTCCAGCGCGAGGTGTTGGCCGGGCCCCGGTTGGGGTTGTCGCACTCGTAGGTCTTCGGGTTGGCCGCGTCCAGTGGGCGCGACGAGTTGAAGTTCCACTGGTAGTACGGCAGCTTCGGTGACACGCACAGCGGCCAGCCGTAGTTGGACGGCTTGCGCACGACCTCGACACGGCCGGTGCCGGCCGGCCCGCGGAAGTTCTCGGGGACGTTGGAGTCCGGCGAGTAGTCCGTGATGTACGCGACGTCGTTGGAGTCGACCTGGACGCGGTAGGGGTTGCGGAAGCCCATCGCGTAGATCTCGGGACGGGCCAGCGCGTCACCCTCGGCGAACAGGTTGCCGGGGACGGCGGTGTACGCACCGGTCGCGCCGCGCTTGTTGGCCTCGGCCGGCGTGATGTCCCCGTCCTTGACCTTGATCCGCAGCAGCTTGCCGCGCAGGTCGTTGGTGTTGAGGGCGGTGCGGCGCGCATCGACGAAGGGCGCGTTGAACTGCCCGGCTTCCTGCGTCACGGTGACCGTGGCGGTCGGGCCGGTGCCCGTCAGGTTGGGCGTGATGCCGAGCGTCGGGACGTCCTTGCCGGCGTTCGGACCGGTGAAGGCGACGACCTGGCTGGCCGTGGCGACGGTGCCCGAGCCGGTGACCGTCAGATCGCCGGGCGCGACGTTGACCAGGTCGAGGAGCGCCTCCTCGATCTGGGCGGCCGTGGCGTTCCACGGGATGTCCCCCGTGGTCTGCGGCGCGCGGCCGGAGCCGTCGTTGTAGGTCAGCTTGAACGAGCCGCCGGTGGCGTTGGTGGTGCGGATCGCCTGGTACTCGTCCGTCTTCTGGTCGTTGTGGGGCGAGAAGCCGCCGGAGTTGCCCGAGCCGGCCGGCGTGTCGTCGCCCGTCACGAACCACAGGTTGTTCTTGGAGTCGAAGTCGATGTCACCCGCGACGTGGCAGCACGCGCCACGGTTGTTGGTGACCTGCATGATCTTCTGCTCGGAGTCGAAGTCGATGTAGGGCTGCTTGTCACCCTTCGCGTCGACGAACTTGAACCGTGAGAGCTGGAAGTAGCCCTGCCAAGTGTCCTGCCAGACGCACGGGTCGATGCCGAGCGTGGGCGCGCTACCCGTCGGCGTCTCGACCTCCGCGGTCGTGCCGTCGCACTTGCGGATCGTCACCTTCGGCGGCGCGTAGTAGAGGTACACCCACTTGTTCTCGGCGAAGTGGTTGTCGATCGCCGGGCCGTACAGGCCGTCCTCGGAGTTGGTGTACACCGGGAGCTTGCCGAGCAGCAGCGTGGTGCCCTTGCCGTCGTGCAGCCGGATCTCGCCGTTGCGGGCGGTCTGGATGATCCGGCCGTCCGGCAGCTGGTCGAAGCCGATCGGCTCGTTCAGGTTCGGCGGCGCGGAGATCTTGACCTGCTTGAAGTTCTTGACCACGGTCGCGCCGCAGTCGCTGTAGGTCGGGTCCGACAGGCCGGCCGCCCACTGGATCGCGCCCGACAGGTGCTTACCGAGGTTCGCGTCGCTGAAGTCGCCGTTCGCGCCGGTGCCGGTGTAGAACGAGCGGCCGCCCTCGTAGTCCTTGCACCACGAGATCGGGTGGTCGGCCAGGGTCTTCATGGTGCCGCCGGTGTAGGTGGTCTCGTCGACCGTCGCCAGCACGTGGGAAAGGCCACGCACGTTGCCCGAGAAGTTGTAGTACGTGTCCGTGTGCTTCCAGTACTCCGGGAGCGACTTGCTGGCGTCGTGCACGCGGTCGGCGACCTTGATGGTGGCCTGCGCGTTGGCGGCGATCGGGTTGGCGGTGGCCGCGCGCGTGCCGATCAGGTCCCCGTAGAACGCCCAGTCGGGCTCGGCCTCGATCGCGGATCCGATCGCGACGAACCCGCCGCCGCCCTTGTAGTAGGTCTCGAACTCGCCCTGCTGGGCGTTGCTGAGGATGTCGCCCTTGTTGTTGACGAAGACGACGACCTTGTAGTTGCCGAGGTTGGCGGCGGTGAAGGACCCGGCGTCCTCGGACACGGTGACCCCGAAGCCGTTGGCCTCGCCCAGCGCCTTGAGCGCCGCGACCGCGGACGCCGTCGAGCCGGCGGCGCCCTTGGTGAAGGCGAGCACCGAGTAGTCGACGTCACCGGGAGCGGGCTGCGGCAGCGGTGTCTGCGCGGCGGGCGCCGGAGCCGCCTGCGCGACCGGCGCGGGCGCGGGCGCGGGCCGCACCGTCGCGGCCGCCTTCTTGACGGCGAGCCGGCGCGTCGTGAACCTGCAGGTCGACGACGTGCCGGAGCTGTCCGCGCACGCGCGCACGTAGTATGTGCCGGCCTTCAGCGACGCCGGCAGCTTCACCGTGAGGCTGGAGCGGCTGGTCTTGTGCGCCTTGACCGTCTTGGCCTTGCCCTTGACGGTGAGGGCGATCTTCTTGGAGTGCTTGGACGAGCGCAGCGTGACTTTCACGCGCACCTTGGCCGCCCTCTTGGAGCGGTTCGTGACGCTGGTCTTGATCGCGAACGACTGGCCGGGCGCCGCCGCGGCGGGCGGCGACGCGACGGACTGCACCTTCAGCCGCGCGGGAGCGGCATCGGCGACCGTCGGCACCAGCAGTGCGAGACCAAGCGGCGCCAAGCAGACGAGCTGGCGTGCTCGATGCATGGAAATGGGACCTCCTCCATCACTGAAACGACATGCGGCGGCCGGCCAGTACCCCTTACTGGCCGACGCCGGGTGTGACTTGACTACTCCGCGCTCAGCGTCGAATCGACGCAGAGCGACGCGTCAGCGAGGACGCGTTGCCGGCGGCATCGGTGGCGCGAAGCTCCACCGTGACCCTGCCGCGGGTGACTTTCGACCCTTTGACGGTGACGGTGCGTGTGCCCGCCGCCTGGGTCGAGGTGACGCTCTTGAGCGTCTTTGAGCCGCGTTTGACGGTGACCTTCACCGTCGCGCGCTCGGAAAGCTTGAACCGGGCCTTGACGCCGCGGGTGACCGCCGTGAGCTTCACCGACGAGACCGTCGGGCGCTTGACGTCACGCGGGGTCGTGCTCGGTGGTGCGGACGGCGGCACGACCGCGGTCGGGTACGGCGTCGCCACGGGAGCGGCCGGCGTGGCCGCGGGCGTGCCCGGCGTGGCGGTCGCCGTCGGCGTGGCCGTCCGCGTCGGCGTGGCCGTCGGCGTCCCCGTGGGCGTCGCCGTCGGCGTGCGCGTCGCGGTGGCCGTCGCCGTCGGAGTCGTGGTCGGGGTGCCCGTCCCCCGGACCGTGACCGTCCCGTTCATACCCCCGTGCTGGAAGCAGACGAACGGGTAGACGCCGGGCGTGTCGTAACGCCGCGTGTACTCCACGGTGTAGGCCGTCTCAGTCCAGATCGCGAACTGCGGCGGGGGCGAGCCGACGTTGTGCTGCTGCGTCGTGTTCGTCCACTTCCACGTGACCGACTCGCCCGCGTCGATGGTCACGTTCGGCTCGTCCCAGGACACCTCGTCCTGGGCGACTCCGACGATGGCGGGCGCCTGCTCCGAGCCGCCCGCCGACCCTGCACCCACCCCCGCGACCAACATCAGGGCGGCGACGCCGCCCGCAAAGACCCCACTGCTCCGTCCCACTGCTCCCCCTACCTCCCTACTGGTAGGTCGGAGCTTAGCGAAGGGCCTAGACGAAAGTTAAGTCAGCAACGACCGAAGGTCAGATTCGAACCCCGGGTAGGACACCGCGGCGGCTTCCATCCCGTCGACCGTGACGCCTTCGGCGGACGCAAGGCCCGCCACCGCGCCGAGCATCGCCAGCCGGTGGTCGCCGTGCGAGGCGATCGTCCCGCCGCGCAGCCCGCCGGTGCCCTGGACGACGAAGCCGTCGTCGGTCGCCTCGATGTCGGCCCCCAGGCCGCGCAGGCCGTCGACGACGGTCGCGATCCGGTCCGACTCCTTCACGCGCAGCTCGGCCGCGCCGGTGACGACGGTCTCCCCTTCGGCGAAGCAGCCCAGCAGCGCGACCAGCGGCAGCTCGTCGATCGCCAGCGGCACCTCGTGCGGCTCGACGACCGTCCCGACCAGCGGCCCGGCGGTGACGTCGAGCTCGGTGACAGGCTCGTCGGAGCGGATCGCCGACGCATCGGGCGTCTCGAGGTCGCCGACCACGACGCCGCCCATGCGCTCGAGGATGCGCACGAAGCCGACGCGCGTCCAGTTCGCGCTCATGTCCGAGATGACGATCCGCGAGCCCTTGACGAGCACCGCCGCGGCGATGTGGAACGCGGCCGAGGACGGGTCGCCGGGCACGTGGATGGCGCCGAGCTCGAGCTCGTCGTGCTGCGTGAGGGAGATCCGGTCGCCGTCGCGTGTGATGTGGCACCCCGCGCGGGCGAGCAGGCGCTCGGTGTGGTCACGCGAGGGCTCGGGCTCGACCACGGTGGTCGTGCCCTCGGCGAGCAGGCCGGCCATCAGCACGCACGACTTGATCTGCGCGGACGCGACCGGCAGCGCGTACTCGATGCCACGCAGCTGCGTGCCGCGGACCGTGAACGGGGGCAGCCGGTCGTCGGTCGCCTCGATGTCGGCGCCCATGGCGCGCAGCGGCTTCGCGATCCGGTCCACGGGGCGGCGCCGGATCGACTCGTCACCGTCGAACGTCCACTGCCCGCCGCGCTGGCCGGCGAGCCAGCCGGGAAGCAGCCGCATCAGCGTGCCGGCGTTGCCGACGTCGATGTGCGCGTCGCCCGCGCCGCGCAGCCCCGGCCCGCGGATCGTCAGCGTGCCGGGCGCGCCCTCCTCCACCAGCGCGCCGAGCGCGTGCACGGCGGACAGCGTGGAGCGCGTGTCGGCGGCGTCGAGGTACCCCGTGACGTGCACGGGGTCGGCGGACATCGCGCCGAACAGCGCGGCCCGGTGGGACATCGACTTGTCACCCGGCGCGCGCAGGGTGCCCTTCAGCGGTCCCGACGGATCGAACTTCACGCTCTCACGACCTCCAACCCAAGTTCACGGACAAGACGTTCGGCCTGCTCCGCGACGACGCCGCCGCGGATCCACAGCGCGACCGTGCCGTGGGAGCCGGAAGAGGGATACAGGCCCATGTCGACGATGTCGATCGTCGCGCGGCCCAGGGCCAGGGCGATCTCGGCGACGATGCCGGGCCGGTTGGGGACGAGCACCCGCAGCTCGAGCACCTCGCCCCCGGCCAGGTCGGCTTCGAGCAGCCGGCGGCGGTCCTCGCGGGCGCCGTCGTTCCACGCGGCGATGCCCGCCGCGTCGGCGGTCGCCAGCTGCTCGCGCACGACGGTGAGCCGCGCGACCAGGTCGTCGATCGCGGCGACCAGCGCGTCGGCGTTGGCGGCGTAGATGCCGCCCCAGACGGCGGAGTTCGCGCCGGCGACGCGCGTGACGTCGCGGAACGACGGGCCGGTCGCGGGCAGCCGCTCACCCTCGTCGCCGAGCACGCGCGCCGCCTGGGCGACGAGCACGTTGGCGAGCACGTGCGGGAGATGCGAGACCGACGCCATCACGACGTCGTGCGTCTCGGGTTCGACCGCGGACGGCCATGCACCGATCCGCGTGATGAACCGGTGCAGCTGCTCGAAGTGGCTGCCACGCGTCTCCGTCGTCGGCGTCAGGTACCAGGTGGCGTCGGCGAACAGGTCGGCACGGGCGTGCTCGACGCCCGCCGTCTCCGCCCCGGCGAGCGGATGCCCGCCGATGAACCGGTGGTCGCCGACCTCCTGGACGATGATGCGCTTGACCGACCCGACGTCGGTGACCACGCAGTCCGGGCCGGCCACGGCGAGCACGTCGCGGATCACGCCCGCGAGCACCTGGACGGGCGCGGCCACGAACACGAAGTCCGCGTCCGCGACCGCCGCCTCGAGCGTCGGGCAGGCCTCGACGATCGCGCCGCGTGTGAGCGCAGCGTCCAGCGCACCCGCCGACGGGTCGTAGCCCACCACGTGCGCGCCCAGGCGCTGGCGAGCCGCGAGACCGACCGATCCACCGATCAGCCCGACACCGACGACGGCGACCTTCACGCCGCCGCGCTCAGCACCTTGCCGGCCACGGCCGCCGCGCGCTCCACCTGCTCCAGGTAGGCCGCGAAGTCATCGGCGTAGATCTGCTGCGGGCCGTCGCAGATGGCCTGCTCGGGGTCCGGGTGCACCTCGACGATGATGCCGTCGGCGCCCGCCGCGGCCGCGGCCAGCGACAGCGGCAGCACCATGTCGCGGCGCCCGGGCGCGTGCGAGGGGTCGACGATCACCGGCAGGTGCGAGAGCTCCTTGAGCATCGGGATGGCCATGATGTCGAGTGTGAAGCGGTAGGCGGTCTCGAACGTGCGGATGCCGCGCTCGCACAGCATCACGTTCGGGTTGCCCTCCTTGAGCACGTACTCGGCGGCCATCAGCAGCTCCTCGAGCGTGCTGGAGAGCCCGCGCTTGATCAGCACCGGGCGCCCGGTGCGGCCGATCTCGGCCAGCAACGGGTAGTTCTGCATGTTGCGCGCGCCGACCTGGATGACGTCCGCCACCTCGAGGATCGGCTCCACGTCGCGGGCGTCCATCAGCTCGGTCACGATCGGCAAGCCCGTTCGCTCCTTCGCCTCCGCCAAGAGGTGCAGGCCCTCCTGGCCAAGACCCTGGAACGAGTACGGCGATGAACGCGGCTTGTAGGCGCCGCCGCGGAACATCGACGCCCCGGCGGCGGCCACCGCGTCCGCGGTCGTCAGCACCTGGTCGCGCGACTCGACCGTGCACGGGCCGGCGATCATCGAGAAGTGCTCGCCGCCGATGCGGCGGCCGTCGATCTCGATGACCGAGCGCTCACCCGACTTGAACTGGTTCGAGGAGAGCTTGTACGGGCGCAGGATCGGCACGACCTGCTGCACGCCGGCGTGGCCTTCGAGGCCGAGCCGCTGCACGTGCTCGCGGTCGCCGATCGCGCCGATCACGGTCACCTCGTCGCCCCGCGAGAGGTGCGCGCGGGCGCCGCAGCTCTCGATGCGCTCGACGACGGACTCGATGTCCTCGTTCGTGGCGCCGGGCTTCATGACGATCATCATCTGGATGTGCTCCTACGCAAAAGTCTGGACGAAACGGTACGGCGAGTGGTGTCTCCGGCGCTCGGCCCTTGGGCCCGGTGTGTGCGGACGGAGACGTGTGTCGCCGGCCGAGCGCCTAGCTAAATCGCCAGCCGTAATACGCGTAGGAATACGAGGACGCCACCGGGAGCACGGAAGTGGTGGCGAGCGTCGTCACGGAGATGAGCTTACAGAAGCGGGGCGAGCGCTTCCAGAAATCGCTCGTTC comes from Solirubrobacter pauli and encodes:
- a CDS encoding plastocyanin/azurin family copper-binding protein, which produces MGAGSAGGSEQAPAIVGVAQDEVSWDEPNVTIDAGESVTWKWTNTTQQHNVGSPPPQFAIWTETAYTVEYTRRYDTPGVYPFVCFQHGGMNGTVTVRGTGTPTTTPTATATATRTPTATPTGTPTATPTRTATPTATATPGTPAATPAAPVATPYPTAVVPPSAPPSTTPRDVKRPTVSSVKLTAVTRGVKARFKLSERATVKVTVKRGSKTLKSVTSTQAAGTRTVTVKGSKVTRGRVTVELRATDAAGNASSLTRRSASIRR
- the aroA gene encoding 3-phosphoshikimate 1-carboxyvinyltransferase — translated: MKFDPSGPLKGTLRAPGDKSMSHRAALFGAMSADPVHVTGYLDAADTRSTLSAVHALGALVEEGAPGTLTIRGPGLRGAGDAHIDVGNAGTLMRLLPGWLAGQRGGQWTFDGDESIRRRPVDRIAKPLRAMGADIEATDDRLPPFTVRGTQLRGIEYALPVASAQIKSCVLMAGLLAEGTTTVVEPEPSRDHTERLLARAGCHITRDGDRISLTQHDELELGAIHVPGDPSSAAFHIAAAVLVKGSRIVISDMSANWTRVGFVRILERMGGVVVGDLETPDASAIRSDEPVTELDVTAGPLVGTVVEPHEVPLAIDELPLVALLGCFAEGETVVTGAAELRVKESDRIATVVDGLRGLGADIEATDDGFVVQGTGGLRGGTIASHGDHRLAMLGAVAGLASAEGVTVDGMEAAAVSYPGFESDLRSLLT
- a CDS encoding prephenate dehydrogenase/arogenate dehydrogenase family protein; the protein is MKVAVVGVGLIGGSVGLAARQRLGAHVVGYDPSAGALDAALTRGAIVEACPTLEAAVADADFVFVAAPVQVLAGVIRDVLAVAGPDCVVTDVGSVKRIIVQEVGDHRFIGGHPLAGAETAGVEHARADLFADATWYLTPTTETRGSHFEQLHRFITRIGAWPSAVEPETHDVVMASVSHLPHVLANVLVAQAARVLGDEGERLPATGPSFRDVTRVAGANSAVWGGIYAANADALVAAIDDLVARLTVVREQLATADAAGIAAWNDGAREDRRRLLEADLAGGEVLELRVLVPNRPGIVAEIALALGRATIDIVDMGLYPSSGSHGTVALWIRGGVVAEQAERLVRELGLEVVRA
- the aroF gene encoding 3-deoxy-7-phosphoheptulonate synthase, with amino-acid sequence MMIVMKPGATNEDIESVVERIESCGARAHLSRGDEVTVIGAIGDREHVQRLGLEGHAGVQQVVPILRPYKLSSNQFKSGERSVIEIDGRRIGGEHFSMIAGPCTVESRDQVLTTADAVAAAGASMFRGGAYKPRSSPYSFQGLGQEGLHLLAEAKERTGLPIVTELMDARDVEPILEVADVIQVGARNMQNYPLLAEIGRTGRPVLIKRGLSSTLEELLMAAEYVLKEGNPNVMLCERGIRTFETAYRFTLDIMAIPMLKELSHLPVIVDPSHAPGRRDMVLPLSLAAAAAGADGIIVEVHPDPEQAICDGPQQIYADDFAAYLEQVERAAAVAGKVLSAAA